Proteins co-encoded in one uncultured Draconibacterium sp. genomic window:
- a CDS encoding CDC48 family AAA ATPase: protein MTTTKNEIILRVKEALVKDVGRAIARIDPKDMKLVGLESGDVIVIEGKRSTPVKIMPCYPDDRDKSIIQIDGITRENCQAGIDEKVKIAKTGCRQATKIKLKPDTKSGSKFKTDDARYIGSLINGLPVAKGDKVRANLFGARSVDYTITSTSPEGVVLIHPDTSFQLELTKEAGETKRRISYEDIGGLGNQVQRIREMIELPLKYPEIFERLGVQPPKGVFLYGPPGTGKTLTVRAVAHETDAYFINISGPEIMGKFYGESESRIRNIFEEAQKHAPAIIFIDEIDAIAPKREDMGGEKQVEKRVVAQLLSLMDGLESRGKVIVIGATNIPNAIDPALRRPGRFDREISVSIPDKKGRLEILHIHTRGIPLSENVDMEKLAEITHGFVGADLEALAREAAMTALRKILPKIDFAMSEIPYELLMSLEVTMDNFLDAMKEVEPSAIREVFVEVPDVKWNDVGGLDEIKEALKETVKWPLQYADLFRRADTKPPKGIILYGKPGTGKTYLAKALASESGINFISVKGPQILSKYIGESEKGVRELFRMAKQASPCILFLDEIDSLTPRRSNDSSESGVLDRVIGQFLTEMDGIEDLKGVIVLAATNRIDLIDPALLRSGRFDLLFEVPLPDAKTREKIFGIHTRKKPLAKKVNLDKLALETDGLTGSDIEFICRKAAMLAIRQMIDKSCHPSDENTLNVSIAEKHFQEAIQLVLKQNETKI, encoded by the coding sequence ATGACTACAACTAAAAACGAAATAATACTGCGTGTAAAAGAAGCGCTGGTCAAAGACGTAGGGCGGGCAATTGCGCGGATCGATCCAAAAGACATGAAGCTGGTGGGATTGGAAAGTGGCGATGTGATTGTAATCGAAGGCAAACGTTCCACCCCGGTAAAAATAATGCCCTGTTATCCTGATGACCGCGACAAAAGTATTATCCAAATTGATGGGATTACCCGTGAAAACTGTCAGGCGGGAATCGACGAAAAAGTGAAAATTGCAAAAACGGGTTGCCGTCAGGCGACAAAAATAAAACTCAAACCCGACACAAAATCCGGTTCGAAATTTAAGACTGACGATGCCAGGTATATTGGTTCGTTAATCAATGGCTTGCCGGTTGCAAAAGGCGATAAAGTACGCGCCAACTTGTTTGGGGCGCGTTCGGTTGATTATACTATAACTTCAACCAGCCCCGAAGGCGTGGTGCTGATACATCCTGATACCAGTTTTCAGCTTGAGTTGACTAAGGAGGCTGGGGAAACGAAACGCCGGATTTCGTATGAAGATATTGGGGGATTAGGGAACCAGGTGCAGCGTATCCGCGAAATGATTGAATTGCCCCTGAAATATCCGGAGATTTTTGAACGGTTGGGAGTTCAGCCGCCTAAAGGCGTTTTTCTCTACGGTCCTCCCGGAACCGGAAAAACACTGACAGTAAGGGCTGTTGCACATGAAACCGATGCTTATTTTATTAACATTTCGGGGCCTGAAATCATGGGTAAATTCTATGGCGAAAGCGAAAGCCGTATCCGTAACATTTTTGAGGAAGCCCAGAAACATGCACCCGCCATTATTTTTATCGACGAAATAGATGCCATTGCACCCAAACGTGAAGACATGGGGGGCGAAAAACAGGTTGAGAAACGTGTTGTGGCCCAGTTGCTGTCGTTGATGGACGGTTTGGAATCGCGGGGAAAAGTAATTGTGATTGGTGCAACAAACATTCCGAATGCCATTGATCCAGCACTTCGCAGGCCAGGACGTTTCGATCGCGAAATATCAGTCTCCATCCCCGATAAAAAGGGGAGGCTTGAAATACTGCACATCCACACCAGGGGGATTCCACTCTCAGAGAATGTAGATATGGAAAAACTCGCTGAGATTACACATGGATTTGTAGGAGCTGATTTGGAAGCCCTGGCACGCGAAGCCGCAATGACAGCGCTGCGGAAAATTCTCCCGAAAATCGATTTTGCGATGTCTGAAATCCCTTACGAACTTTTGATGTCGCTTGAAGTTACGATGGACAATTTTCTGGATGCAATGAAGGAAGTGGAACCTTCAGCCATCAGGGAAGTTTTTGTGGAAGTCCCCGATGTGAAATGGAACGATGTTGGCGGACTCGATGAAATTAAAGAAGCGTTGAAAGAAACGGTTAAATGGCCGCTGCAATATGCCGATTTGTTTAGAAGGGCCGATACCAAGCCGCCGAAAGGAATCATCCTATACGGAAAACCCGGAACCGGAAAAACTTATCTGGCCAAAGCATTAGCCAGCGAAAGCGGGATTAATTTTATTTCGGTAAAAGGGCCACAGATTTTGAGTAAGTACATTGGCGAATCAGAAAAAGGAGTTCGCGAGCTTTTCCGTATGGCTAAACAGGCATCGCCGTGCATTTTATTTCTCGACGAAATTGACAGCCTTACACCGCGGCGCAGCAACGATAGCTCGGAATCCGGAGTATTAGATCGGGTGATTGGCCAATTCCTGACAGAAATGGATGGCATTGAAGACCTGAAAGGCGTAATCGTTTTGGCTGCTACTAACCGGATCGATTTAATTGATCCTGCGCTTTTACGTAGTGGTCGGTTCGATTTATTGTTTGAAGTGCCATTGCCCGACGCTAAAACCCGCGAAAAAATATTCGGTATTCACACCCGCAAAAAACCGTTGGCTAAAAAAGTAAATCTGGATAAACTGGCTTTAGAAACAGATGGGCTTACCGGATCGGATATCGAATTTATTTGCAGGAAAGCCGCTATGCTGGCTATCAGGCAGATGATCGACAAATCCTGTCACCCATCTGATGAAAATACATTGAATGTCAGCATTGCCGAAAAACACTTTCAGGAAGCTATCCAACTGGTACTAAAACAAAACGAAACAAAAATATAA